A window of the Rhineura floridana isolate rRhiFlo1 chromosome 13, rRhiFlo1.hap2, whole genome shotgun sequence genome harbors these coding sequences:
- the CIAO2B gene encoding cytosolic iron-sulfur assembly component 2B, translating into MVGPGPSASPAGAALENANPLIYRRQGERPVTAREEDDELPDAIDDREIFDLIRSINDPEHPLTLEELNVVEQVRVKVNDPESTVSVEFTPTIPHCSMATLIGLSIKVKLIRSLPERFKVDVHITPGTHASEHAVNKQLSDKERVAAALENAHLLEVVNQCLSGRA; encoded by the exons ATGGTAGGCCCAGGTCCGTCCGCCTCACCCGCCGGCGCCGCGCTCGAAAACGCCAACCCGCTCATCTACCGGCGCCAGGGCGAGCGGCCTGTCACGGCGCGCGAGGAGGACGATGAGCTGCCCGACGCCATCGACGACCGTGAGATCTTCG ATCTCATTCGTTCCATCAATGACCCAGAACACCCCTTAACATTAGAAGAGCTGAATGTTGTGGAACAAGTTCGAGTCAAG GTAAATGATCCTGAGAGCACtgtttcagtggaatttactcccacaattcCTCACTGCagcatggcaaccctaattggcctGTCAATCAAAGTGAAGCTGATCAGATCCCTCCCTGAAAGGTTTAAG GTAGATGTCCACATAACACCTGGAACACATGCATCAGAGCATGCAG TAAACAAGCAACTATCTGACAAAGAGCGAGTGGCAGCTGCCTTGGAAAACGCCCATTTACTGGAAGTGGTGAACCAGTGCTTGTCTGGGCGAGCCTGA